In one Ananas comosus cultivar F153 linkage group 12, ASM154086v1, whole genome shotgun sequence genomic region, the following are encoded:
- the LOC109718853 gene encoding polyol transporter 5-like: MEEQNPKTQLTTSTPPQSSAPSMASLDIKPRRNNYALACAMLASMTWILGGYDIAVMSGAQLFIKKDLKVTDTQIEILAGVINLYSLLGSLAGGRTSDWIGRRYTIVLAAAIFFAGALTMGLASGYAVLMVGRFVAGVGVGFSAVIAPVYTAELSPAASRGTLTSVPEVSANFGVLLGYVANFAFAKLPLRLGWRAMFLAGAVPPVFLAAAVLAMPESPRWLVMQGRLDDARRVLTRTTGGPDEAELRLQVRPSM; the protein is encoded by the exons aTGGAGGAGCAGAACCCAAAAACACAACTCACCACCTCCACTCCTCCGCAAAGTTCTGCCCCATCCATGGCCAGCTTGGATATTAAGCCCCGGCGAAACAACTACGCACTCGCCTGCGCCATGCTCGCCTCCATGACCTGGATCCTCGGCGGCTACG ACATCGCGGTGATGAGCGGGGCGCAGCTCTTCATTAAGAAGGACCTGAAGGTGACGGACACGCAGATCGAGATCCTGGCGGGGGTCATCAACCTGTACTCGCTGCTGGGGTCGCTGGCGGGCGGGCGCACCTCGGACTGGATCGGGCGGCGCTACACCATCGTGCTGGCGGCCGCCATCTTCTTCGCGGGGGCGCTGACGATGGGCCTCGCCTCGGGCTACGCCGTGCTGATGGTCGGCCGGTTCGTGGCGGGGGTCGGGGTCGGCTTCTCGGCCGTGATCGCGCCCGTGTACACGGCCGAGCTCTCGCCCGCGGCGTCCCGCGGCACACTCACGTCCGTCCCGGAGGTGTCGGCCAACTTCGGCGTCCTCCTCGGGTACGTGGCCAACTTCGCCTTCGCGAAGCTGCCCCTCCGCCTCGGCTGGCGCGCCATGTTCCTCGCAGGCGCCGTCCCGCCCGTCTTCCTCGCCGCCGCGGTGCTCGCCATGCCGGAGTCCCCCCGCTGGCTCGTCATGCAGGGCCGCCTGGACGACGCGCGCCGCGTGCTCACCAGGACCACCGGCGGCCCCGACGAGGCCGAGCTCCGCTTACAGGTGCGTCCatccatgtga